The window TCGCCTCGGTGACCTCGCGTGCCGTCTCGAGGTACGACTGGGGCGCGGGGTGGATCCCACCCTCGCCCTGGATCGGCTCGAGGATGACCGCCGCGGTGTCGTCGTCGACCGCCGCAGCCAGCGCCTCGTCGTCGCCGTAGTCGACGAACTCGACGTGGTCCTCGAGCAGCGGCTCGAACGGTTTCTTGTACTTCGGTTTCCAGGTCGCCGACAGCGTGCCGGCGGTGCGGCCGTGGAAGGCCCGCTTCGCGGCGACGATCTTCGTCCCGTCGGTCGCGCTTCGGGCGAACTTCAGCGCGGCCTCGTTGGCCTCGGTACCGGAGTTGCAGAGCCAGACGTTCCCGATCCCGTCCGGCGCGAGCGCCCCCAGTTTCTCGTGGAGCGTCGTCCGCGACTCGACCGGGTACGAACCCTGGACGTACAGCAACTCGGCGGCCTGGTCCTGCACCGCCTCGACCACGTCGGGATGGCAGTGGCCCGTCGGCGTGCAGGCGTAGCTCGCGCCGAAGTCGAGGTACTCGGTGCCGTCCTCGCCGACGAGGGTGACGCCCTCGCCGGATTCGATGCCGATCGGTTTCTCGGAGAAGACGAACCCGCTCATTGGACCACCTCCGTCTCGGTGGCGTCCGAGTCCGGGTCCCCGAGCGCACCCGGCTCGAGGGTCGTGCCCCCGCCCTCGAGCGCGTCGGTGACGGGCGCGTCGGCGTTGGCCGTCGCGACCGTCACGCTCGAGGCGCCGCTCTCCAG of the Halobiforma lacisalsi AJ5 genome contains:
- a CDS encoding aspartate aminotransferase family protein, producing MSGFVFSEKPIGIESGEGVTLVGEDGTEYLDFGASYACTPTGHCHPDVVEAVQDQAAELLYVQGSYPVESRTTLHEKLGALAPDGIGNVWLCNSGTEANEAALKFARSATDGTKIVAAKRAFHGRTAGTLSATWKPKYKKPFEPLLEDHVEFVDYGDDEALAAAVDDDTAAVILEPIQGEGGIHPAPQSYLETAREVTEATETALIFDEIQTGIGRTGDLWACEGYGVTPDILTTAKGIASGLPMGATLCADWIAENAGPHGSTFSGNPVVAAAANATLEVVVEEDLPGNAAEVGGYLQDELTALDAPIRDVRGEGLMLGVEVKRGANRVLRDLALEHQVLALPAGRSVVRLLPPLVLEKRHADAVVAALGDVLTPDAKAQSGS